A DNA window from Zonotrichia albicollis isolate bZonAlb1 chromosome 2, bZonAlb1.hap1, whole genome shotgun sequence contains the following coding sequences:
- the STOML3 gene encoding LOW QUALITY PROTEIN: stomatin-like protein 3 (The sequence of the model RefSeq protein was modified relative to this genomic sequence to represent the inferred CDS: inserted 2 bases in 1 codon), whose product MQGISPSLILPLSSASCTSPAVSRFAAVSSMRGSELPSKGMDPQTERPKKMNTEHLIADRQEGIGVCGWILVSLSFLLVLITFPISIWVCIKVVREYERAVVFRLGRILSKKAKGPGMILVLPCTDTFTKVDLRMVACKIPPQEILTRDAVTAQVDGVVXAVSAVANVTDVHSATLLLAQTALRNVLGTQSLVQLLAGREEIAHSIQATLDSATEQWGVKVARVEIKDIRIPMAMQRAMAAEAGAAREKKAKVVAAEGEMNASKALQRASMVLSESPAALPLRYLQTLTAVAAQNNSTIVFPLPMYMFGSLGQKRTGG is encoded by the exons ATGCAagggatttctccttctctcATCCTGCCTCTCTCTTCTGCATCTTGCACAAGCCCTGCAGTTTCAAGGTTTGCTGCTGTCTCATCTATGAGGGGGTCAGAGCTTCCCTCTAAGGGGATGGATCCCCAGACAGAGAGACCCAAGAAAATGAACACAGAACATCTAATTG CTGACAGGCAGGAAGGAATTGGTGTCTGTGGCTGGATCCTGGTTTCACTTTCATTCCTTCTGGTGCTTATTACCTTTCCTATTTCCATCTGGGTGTGTATCAAG gTTGTCAGAGAATATGAGCGTGCTGTTGTATTTCGTCTGGGACGCATCCTGTCTAAGAAAGCAAAGGGACCAG gaatgATCCTTGTACTTCCATGTACAGATACATTTACCAAGGTTGATCTGAGGATGGTTGCCTGCAAGATTCCTCCACAAGAG ATTCTCACGAGGGATGCTGTTACTGCCCAGGTGGATGGGGTGGT CGCTGTCAGTGCAGTTGCCAATGTCACTGATGTCCACTCTGCCACCTTGCTCctggcacagacagccctgAGAAACGTTCTGGGTACACAGAGCTTAgttcagctgctggcaggtcgTGAGGAGATTGCACACAGTATCCAG gccaccctcGACAGTGCCACGGAGCAGTGGGGAGTCAAAGTGGCTCGTGTGGAGATCAAAGACATCCGGATCCCCATGGCCATGCAGAGGGCAATGGCAgctgaggcaggggctgctcgAGAGAAAAAAGCTAAG GTTGTGgcagctgaaggagaaatgAATGCTTCCAAAGCTCTCCAGAGGGCCTCCATGGTGCTGTCTGagtctccagcagctctgcccctgcgTTACCTGCAAACATTAacagctgtggcagcacagaATAACTCCACCATTGTCTTCCCTCTCCCTATGTATATGTTTGGGAGTTTGGGGCAGAAACGTACAGGGGGATAG